TATTTGGCATATTGAAAAGTTAGTAGAGCAATATCAAGGCTAAGAATAATTGCACAACACTGAAATTACAGTTACGTGAAGGTGTGACTATTATTAAGTTTTCATGTTGAATGTGCCTTGTAGTTAATCAGTTGGCAATGACACATCCACAACCACGAGGTGTTGCCAGATCCTCAAAGGTTGATTGAACAACTCTAAGCATATGAGGCGTAATTGTATGCAAGGCCACCTTATTAAGGTTACAAAggatgtgttttaagttaatggaaaagtttttattttatttcgaaGTTACATGTATTACACCAATTGATCTTGATCTTGCTCATgttgttaaatatttttcctcAAACCAACCATCTTAACTCGATTTGAAAGATTACTTGTTGAACCTTTCGCtcatcccttcttcttcttttttcccttttttcagGATATAAGATGAACGATATAGATGACTAGGATGCATAGGTTCATGGGGTGATCATTGCATTCTTAtgatttattttacttttgctttATCTATGTTATGTGTTAGTAAGTGCCTCAGAGCAcaaacatagaagaaaaaaaataaaaagaacaaattgaCTTGTTTAAGGAGTGTTCAAATGGTTATAACTGACGATTATCGGTTATAACCGATAACCGTAACTACCTTTGGTGGTTATCGTTTTTTAATAGGCGGTTAGCGGATATTCAATCCAATAACCCGCGATTATAactgcttttttaaaattgagcttttggattttttaagtgttttgagcATTTAACTTACCTATTTTTTATGCTTATTTTAAAGGTTTAAGgccaaaatattataaaaaagatgaaaaacaaaaaaaaaaaaaaaaagctttttttggaTTTAATCTTATTATCCCtccaaaacgacattgttttggtgtttaacaccaaaacagcatcgttttggatattttatttcatattttattgatataaaatttaatatattattattattattattattattatatatatggcgGTTAGAGGTTATAACCGTCTTGCCATAccccctaaaaccgctaacaGCAACCACCTTAGGCAATTAGCTCTTTTTAATAACCGACTACCAAAGCAATTAACGATTAGCAGTTGGCGGTGCGATTATAACTGACCCGCTTAAACACCCCTATGTTATAACAGTCATTATGTTCCAACCTTATACTTcgcaaattattatttttctcataaCATGCATTATAATGGTCTACAAATGCTTTGGGCATCCTAATAAGTAACCTTGCACTTTTGTAGGTTAACAAACCGGACACTTTTGGACTCAGGGCATTACACAACTACTAAATAGTTATGTATCCATTATGTggcaaaaagttaaaaacaccATTCAAGActacttttaaaaattctttgtatAAGATGAATTACAAAACCTCGAAAAATGTATGCATCAAATAGCCAAAAAACTCTATTAACGGTCTccctcaaaaaaattatatgactTAACAATAGGAGGCTTTCCCACTAGCCCTCCACATTGGCGTCACTCCAGTTCGACcatgcaaaaatttaaaatctgcATCAACAAAAGGCACAATTACAACttatgcaaaaatttaaaatttaaaatctacATCAACAAGATGAACCAGAAAACTTCACTTCATTCCTCTCTGATGTTCCATAGTAAAAAAAGGATAACGGTCACTAAATACAAGGATTAAAAGAAACATATCAAGGGTTCCACAGCAAACAAACTGTGACCAAATTACAATGTCCAGATTAGGtacattttcaaaaataaaagaagaaattaacaCATAGAAGTACTTCCCATCAACTCTAAGAATATTTCCCctagcatcatcatcatcaagtttGCTCCGATCCCTGCTCAACGTACATATGCCATCAAttgacaattgttttttttttttaaactgttATAACTGAAAATTCAATCAAATAcctaaaaacataaattaccTGGAAACATGCGGGATCAAGGCACCACAAATCGTGGAGTTGTttacaatcaaaacaaaaagcTGCCTTCAGAACTTCTATTCTCACTACTCATAACCAGCATCTACTCGATCATTGCTTCTTTGCCGTCCATAAAAGTTCCCCCCACCACGCCTTGACTGAATCTGACCCCTCTCCCTGAACCTCGAACCCGTATTATGAGTTCCATCTTTAAGTCCTTCGGcattgtttgatttgttattgtTGTATGGGCCAACTGGCTGGTACTCGTAATGAGCATTGTGTCTCTGCCTTTCCCAGTTTACAGGCACATGAAGATGTTTGCTTTCTTGCCCGGATGAGTTCCAATCTCCACGAGATTCATGCCCTCTGTCAAAACggttattattttggtttgcaCTCCTACGGAACCCTGATGATGACCGTTGCTCATGTCTAACATCCATACTTGCAGGAGCATGTTCAACTGGGCCAACAGGAACATGGCTCGGGGAGAGTGGTCGTCCCTTGAACGAACCCACTTTTCTCCCTCTAGTAGCTTCTTGATACCCTACATTTAATGCTTCTTCTGCATCACTTTTTTCAGAAGGAGATTGATCATGGCGAGGCTGGGATACACCTTCACTATGTTGTGGTGCTTGTGGTACTACACCCTGGGGAGTATTCTCTTTTTTGTTGGTCCAAGCAGCTCCAGCACCTACACTTCGACCACTATTGCTTTTGCTTCCTAGTTGATTATTGGCCGAAAAAGACTGAGATTTGGGTTGCCAATGAGCCGTTGAACGTTCCCCAATACCTCGAGTTTCTTTTGAAGCAGTAGGCAAGTCTGTTTGACTCATCTCAAGGGCTGAAGATTGGGTATTAATTTTGCTGGTGTCTCCACTGTTTATTCTCTTGTGATCAAGATCGTTGTTATGCCCCATGCCTTTCTGTCCCTTGGACGGATGCCGCTTTACTCTACCAGTTACCACCTGATCTTTTACAACAGTAACTCCAACTGATGCAACTGAATCAGAATTGTCGGGAGCTTTTTGTCCATCAGGAGCATTCTGTTCATCAGAATATTTTGGTTGCTCTTTGACTGAACTTACATCAGGCTTCTGAGGTTGGTAATCCTCGATTAATTGTTTAGCATTCCGACCAGGGTGTGAAGAAGGTCCATCATGCATACTTTGCACACTGACCGACTCTGTTGAAACCCGTTGCCACCATGACCCATGTGCTTTTCCCTGTTTATTCTGCTTACCATTCCCATTCCTGGGCTCCAAGGCAGGCCCCACTTTTCCAGCACCTGAGCCAGCAGGTTCAGTACTTTCAGTGCCTTGAGGACTCGAATCTGCTCTCCCAACAGTCTCATCATATGTAGAATGATTGATAGAAGATGCCACTGGTTGTTGAATGCTTCCTTGCTGAGCCATTTCCTTTGCTACAGGCTTTGGTACATATCTCTCAATTTCTGCCCTCTTATTTTTGGGATTACTCTGCACTTGATGTTCACTCTTCATTGATGGAGCAATGGCTTCATCCACAATTTTCTGACTGGCTTCATCAGTGTCAGCTTTGTTCTGTGACCGTACAGGTGCCCAAATAACATCACCGTGGAATTTCTCTGCTGATCTATTAACTTGTGGGTTTCTTGCCATCCTGCGAGAATGCTGAGATTTCCACTGGCTGTTACTCCCTCTACCATGAGAATCCTCGCTGGATAAGGATGAGTGATGCTCCAATAACTGATTTGCATCTTCAGAAATTGTTACTGACTGAATCAAGTTAGGATCCAATTCAGTCTCAGAAGTCATTGCCCTACCACTTTCAAGAGAGGCATTCACAAGAtttgtttcttttgattctGACAATGGTAAAGCAGCCATAGATGATGCAGCCTCCACTTTGTGCTTGTTCTTGCCACTCCTGCTCTTCTTTCTCTGATGTATGGAGGAATCAGCCGCTGCATTTGAATTCATAGGCATGCTTGACGACTCAGCCACCGCATTTGGATTTACAGGAAAGCTTGATGACTCAGCCACTGAATTTACATTCACAGGCAAGCGTGTGGACTCGACCACTGCATTTTCATTCACAGACAGGCTTGACTTGCAGTTCAAGGCAATTTCATCGGTAAACCGCCCAATTGATATGGCGACCTTACGCACTGCATTGGCTTCACTATTTGGTGCTTCATTAGTACTGGTGAAAGTAGACTTCTCATTAGAACTCTTCTCTGGTagaagatttttcttttgtttgtagcCCACACTCTTATGCTTTGAGACATTACCATCATGAACGTGGGGAGCATTAGTACGATAAGCAACATCAGCGCTATCAGCATCCTGCTGCAAGGACACAGAATGCTTGTGCACTATAGGTTCCTCATTGGTACTCTTAGGTTTCTCTGGAGGTAGTTCACTGGACAAAACAGGGAATTGTTCATCTCTACTGGTGTTGCCCTCACTAATCCGAGGAACTACATTCAATTCTTGCTTATTCTGGATAGCAACACACGAAGCATTTTCTGACTTATGCATTGAACCTTCGTTTGAATGTTTACGCCTATCCAAGTCTTCCAGTTTTGCAAGAGCCCTGGCCTTTTGCTTTCTTGTCcgttcttcctcctcctcccttAGTTGTTTGGCACGTTGCTCAAGTTCAAGTTCTCTCAACTTCGTACGCTGATAAAGAACACCAATAATAAATCTCAGATATGTAACAACTAGcaggaaataaaacaaaattatataccTGTACTTGATAATCACTTGGATCACACACAGGGGGAGCAGATTCTTTCTCTTCCCTTGCTTGAGGATACGGCCCAGACTTTTCAGAAGCCTCAGATGTGTAGCGGTCATGCACATGAACATTAGAATTAGTTTGGAAGCGTGAAGTTGATACAACACTGGGAGAATCTATGGCACGAATTTTTTTATGCCGACTATCAGCCTCTTTGCTGTTGATCCCTCCTTTACCATGATTACCAGATCTGCCTTGCATCCCATGTGTAGATCTCCTGAAAATTTGCAAATTAGTATTTTCCAAACATCGGAAATAACTATTCATTGTCAGTGGAAACCTTACAAGGAACAGAGAAATAAAAAACCTGGAGATGGTTGTTCCACCAGCAGCTGTAGATTCAAGGCTCTTATCTCCAGCAGAAACACCCATTTCATGGGATGCAGGATTCATAATTCCTGTGGCATGGGTTTTTTCAGTATGCACAAAACCACTACCACCTTCATTTTTAGAATGGTTAGCCTTGGTATTATGAACAtgaattttattcttttgttcCTCCCAACCGGTAATGGAGGTAATATCCTGTCCATCAGAAGCCCGGACTTTTGCATTTAATCCCTCAATCTTCCGAATCAAAGTGGAATCTTTAGGAACAACTGAAACAGGTCCTCGAACCTCTGATAAACCAGATGATGCACGTTCCAAATTTCTTGCTGAACTGTCATCAAATGCCTTCATATTTCCCGTGCTTTCAGGAGACTTGACTTTGACAGGGACAGAAGAATGAGACTGTTGGTCATCATAAGTCTGACTAGAAATTTCTTGACTGGGCACCATCCTTCTTGAACCCATCTCGCCGTTGTTTCTGTAATCTGACCTCCAGTCATTCTCCCATGAAGACACTTCCGTTTGATCCCCCTTCTCGACATATGTagcatttgttgttgttgtatcctcccattttttttcttcattctttccATCCCAACCATTCTGTTGCTTTAAAAGAACTTTGTATGGTCCTTGATTATCATTAGGATGACCAGATTCCACATGTTCTGAAACCAATGTTTTGCCAGTAGAGCTATATCCACCAGATCTTCCCTGGGAATTGGTAGGCTCAGGAGCATTTTGGTTTGGGTACCTATTGTTATAAACAGAGGTGCCGGGTGACATTCCCATAAATGGAACATCCCGTTCATTTGAACTGCAATAACCCATCGGACCACCGTAATAGCCCTCATATGCCACGGGACCAGGGTAAAACCCAGGCCTAATTGGCATCCCTGGGCGAATGTATGCATCAGGCATATGAGGTCTGTACATGTCCCCATTTTTAGGATGATGTCCCCTTGGTCTGCCCCCTGGTGGGGGACCTGGCTGTGGATTGGCAAGAGCAGGTGGGATATGAGGACGGTAATAAGAATATGGTTCCATGGGAAAGCCACCAGGAGCAACAGGAGCTCCATATGGAGGACCTCCTGGAGGTCCTCTGAACCAAACACCACCTGGGGGATTAGTTACTGGCGGACCATGCCAAGCTTCATAATGTTGAGGAGGAATACTAGGATTAGGGTATGGTTGGGGATTGCCCTGCCACCTCTCCACACTGGATGTGACTCCATCTTCACTGTAAGGAGGGCTGTCTCTTCTCCAAGAATTTGCAGTACCAATTTTCACATCAACATTTACAGAAACATCACCTGAAATACGTGAAGAACTTCAAATGAGACAATGGAAAAACTTAGAAACAGAATTTGGCACAAGGCACAGTATCTCAGCATCTTCATTAAAAGCATGGGAATTGACTGCATATACACAAACCAACTATAGAAGTCCCATTCCTCTCTTTTGGGGGCCCTACTTCACCAGAAGACGAGCCAGGACGACCATGAGAACCGTGGTCTGTAATCAACAGACAAACAAGCAATCAAAGCACTGCATTGAATACTCTACTAAAGCACCTACACAACCTATACCAGATGACCATGACAAGTGTTCTCTTTCATGTATCCAACAAACAGTGCAAGATTTAAGTGACTGAAATTGCAGCATGAAATTTAGTTTGACAAATTAACGCTGCAGTTGGATTAttcaaaactttaaaacatGGATATTAGGTATGACATCAGCTTAGGTTTTTCAAGTAGCTGTTTTTGAAGTTAACACTCAAGAAAAGACCATACATAAGAGTAATAGTAAGTGATGTAAATTATCACATCAGAAACTCTTCCAGCCTTCTCCCAACTGTCACGACAGTAACTAAATATTCATAAACATGacactaaataaaaattatatgggcaattgaaattaaatataaccTTGTGATTCATTCTTTACAGAATTATCTTTCTCCGAACCAAGTGTTGGAAAATCTCCAGAAGTCAGAGAAAACCCATCATTTTTGGCTGCCGTTACTCCCTGCAGGTATGACAATGAACAACTAATATAGATAAGGCCATACAGGTATGACAGTGAACAACTAATATAGATAAGGCCATACAGGTATGACAGTGAACAACTAATATAGATAAGGCcatacgagagagagagagagagagagagcaaacaTAAACGATGCAAACAAGATAAGGATAGCCAGAAAGAGGGAGTCTGACAAACAAATGAATAATCAAGATCACCATATAAATTGTAGTTAACTTGAGATATCCTCAATGCTGTTGCAATaagccaagaaaggaaaaatacatAACCAGCAAAAGATCAAGATCACCATATATATGTAGTCAAGCCAAGAATATGTTCAATTTCAGCAGTATTGGGTGGGAAAACAACTTAGTCCAAAAAACCATTGGCTATTtgatctttttcttcctccattatcttgctccttttttttctctgaatGTACCATACAAACTAAATAAAGACATTCTCTACCAGGATGCTCCAAATTATGATGAGTTAACTATATTATATGTTTTGACCTattcctttctttcccttttcatgCTTATTTTTGTATTATGCATAAAAATGAAAGCAATGAATTATTCAATATAATACCAATTACAGATTTAGAAAACCATATgattaaacaaatatttaaaaaaaaaaaaaaaaaaaaactgaataataCAGCAAAATGCAGTAGCTAGCAACCTATAGAAATTCTTCCATGACAATATAGTTAAGGGTGTTAATAGGAATAATATAAAATCCAGCCAACATAACATGCTAATCAATAGATATAAAGTCTTAACAATTTTGCACAACCTCGATGAAGAAACAATATATTGTTACTACAGCATATCCTTCAATTAGAAAGTCAGAAGAAAATTTCTTTATATGTAATTATTGGTAATACACAAAGATTCAAACAATGAGCTTACAATGAGAGATATACCAGTTTCTCTGCAGTCCCAGCAGCACCCCATGCCCCTGGATTTTCAGGCAATGATTCAGCAAACCGGGATAACTGTGAGCTACCAGGTCTAGTTTCTGCACTGCGAGGACGCAATGATGTCAGGGATGTCTGATTAGATGTCAATGCGCCGGAAGCTGATGATGGCCTAGAGTTTGCCCCCCATGCACTAGCAGTAGGTTCATGAGCTCTATCGCTACTGGCAGTTGATGGTCGTGTGCCACTTCCACCAGATGAAGGACGTCCACTAAGATAGCTAGGTGAACCAGGTCTGCCATCATTTCTTGGAGACAGCACTGAAGAACTCCATGCATTTGAGGTGGAGGAAGATGATCTACTGCCCCAGCTATGCGTACCCCTGAAAAGTGTAAAAATCTATTCAAGAACCGAAAAGGCATTCATAATCTGGACGTAagtaacaataaaataatattacatgATACACGGAAATCATAACTCAAACACATATACACACAggagatctatatatatatatatatatatatatatatatatatatatagagaaagagagagagagagagagagagagagcctaaACTGATGGATGTATTACTTACTTGGGAACAATTTCCACTCTGGGGTCCAGACCATGATTTTCTGACCTTAAAACAACAGAGAGAACACAAAATTTtaggggggtgggggggggaaACCATGCACCTCTGTAAAGTGAACTAAAAAGATTTCAGCAGGAACCAAATACCTTTGACTTGGTAAGTTAACGGGTTTTGGAACAACAACTTTCCCTAAAACAGTCATGCCACTTCTTCTGGTAGAAGTCGGAGCCCACCTGCAACAGTAATGGTATCATTAGATGACAACCTGAGGATATACATCAATTATAGATCGAagcaaaaaatacaaattaatccAAAGTATTCTCTGGCACAAAGCACGCACACAgtttgttgagataaaataattctagGATCACCAATGAAGCAGAAAAATAGCAGAATAGTAAATAACAATCAGTCACACAAAACACCAAGATTAAGTGGTTCAGCTTAACAaacctacatccactggcggaaaCGATCCAGGataaattcactaacaaaaggatggagtacaaaagagtagtacaaacaaaaccactcaaacccaaaagccccaatataCCCAagctcacaaacacacaaaagagaattaaatataaaagagaaattaatcTCTTAATTCTCTAAGAGCTGCTTTCTCCCtctcacatttttttctctcttttctgtaTGACATGGAGGTGCTGCCCAGTTGCCTTCTCGCCTCACGAATGGCTGAATGACTAAAGTTAAATATATACTAAGTGGCAATTGGTCAAATGCTTCATGGTGAAGGAAATGAATGCTTCACCGAGAAGCATTCTAACAAGAGACAAGAACACATCATGGCAaccaataaaaagaacaaaagcttTGGGGCTCAAGGTCAGACTTGATAAATCAAGTCAttttccaacaatctccaccttgacttaaTTTCATCAAGTCCTAAATACAAATCTCCTCATTATGTCTTCTCCAACACCCCGAAGGGAAATCACAAGCTACAAATAACAATCAAGTCCAAGCACCTCTTGAACATGAGAACTAGAACtggcttagtcaacatatcCACTGGATTTTCCTCAGAGACAATTTTCTTCAAAGCGATATCTCATTGTGTCATAACCAGATCACCAACATAATCTGAATCAACATATCTAATAACACTAGAACCGATACCACTGTTTATGTCAAAGATTGAGCCAACATTTGTAACACCCCGTAAATAACAGAGTATCAAATTCACGGCCTGCCAGTGAACCTTTTCAAGACCACCAACACTGATTGCATGTGAAACATCTGGACAGATGACAAATGCGCACCATAACATACAACACTAGAACCCATACCACTATTTCTGTCAAAGATTGAGCCAACATTTGAAACACCCCGTAAATAACAGAGTATCAAATTCACGGCCTGCCAGTGAACCTTTTCAAGACCAACAACACTGACTGCATGTGAAACATCTGGACAGATAACAAATGCGCACCATAACATACATGATGCTCCCAAATGATGTCGATGGCACCTcgccatccaaaatcttcgcTAAACACACATCTTGATTCCCCAAAGGCTGAACTCTTCTGACCATCAAActtttttacttcaaattttgcagtagCCATCTCGCAAAATAAATacccaagctctgataccagtttgtTGAGATAAAAGGATCCCCAATGAAGCAGAAAAAATAGcaaagataaaaaataacaatcagtcacacaagacaccaagatttaagtggttcggcttacaaagcctacatccactggcggagacgatctaggagaaattcactaacaaaaggatggagtacaaaagagtaatataaacaaaaccactcaaacccaaaagccctaATACACCCAACCTCACAAgcacacaaaagagaattaaatataaacgAGAAATTAATCTCTTAATTCTATAAGAGCTGCTTTCTCcctctcacatttttttttctctcttttctgtaTCACACGGAGGTGCTGCCCAGTTGCCTTCAAGCCTCACGAATGGCTGAATGactaaagttatatatatactaaatggCAATTGGTCAAATGCTTCATGGTGAAGGAAATGAATGCTTCACCGAGAAGCATTCTAACAAGAGACAAGAACACATCATGGCAaccaataaaaagaacaaaagcttTGGGGCCCATGGTCAGACTTGATAAATCAAGTCATTTTCCAACATTTGCATAATGCAATGTTAAATGCATAAAGCAGACCAGACAGGTAGTCCAACTACTTGATTCTACTAAAAAAGGATAATAAGCACGCCCAACAAGTAGTACATGAAAAGATCATTATACTTCATCAAGCGGGAAAGCAAATGCAAAAACGGTGATTCTATCTTCCATTCTGTAGCTGCTAGGTCTTGGGTGGTTTTGCCGTCCTATGGGTTGAGTTTCTCATTGCTGGCTGTGGTGTTTGCGGCTTGTCTTACGCATTCGACTGCATTGTTGTTGGCTTCGCTGGTGAAGGTGCACACAGTGGGTGACCGGAGATGGATTTTGTGAGACGGTTTTACCTTGAGACTTAAATGTTCGAGCTCTTGGTGGTTGAAGGGGCCTCTATTCTCCAGCTGGAGGAAAGGAGCAGGGGCTTATCCCGTGTTGCGTTCTTGGGATTAATGTATACTACTTGGTTGAAATCCACGATGGAGGAGTTGGTTCGCATTTCTGTAACAAATGAGTTCATCAAGTCGTTTAGAGAGGAATCCAAGGTGTTCATTGCTCAAAAAGGCTCCAACAGGCTTGGCTAGTTTCTGGAGGTGGCGGTGTACGCAGTCGGGTGGCCGGAGAGGACTCATCATGATCCCTGAGAGACGAGAAGGGCAAGGATGGAGTCATTTTGCTACCGAACTTAGCAAGGGGAAGGTTTTCTTTGATTCCACAGTCGGGAAAGGAATCATTGTCATGGTGTTGTGTCTGCTATCTAGTGTTCCCTCTTCGTCGGGGAAGGAGGTGGGGTTTGGGGTGGGCAAGGGCACAACCCATCTTGGCGTTCCCTTCTGTGTGTG
This genomic interval from Corylus avellana chromosome ca3, CavTom2PMs-1.0 contains the following:
- the LOC132173411 gene encoding protein MODIFIER OF SNC1 1 isoform X3 — protein: MLGGERRWAPTSTRRSGMTVLGKVVVPKPVNLPSQRSENHGLDPRVEIVPKGTHSWGSRSSSSTSNAWSSSVLSPRNDGRPGSPSYLSGRPSSGGSGTRPSTASSDRAHEPTASAWGANSRPSSASGALTSNQTSLTSLRPRSAETRPGSSQLSRFAESLPENPGAWGAAGTAEKLGVTAAKNDGFSLTSGDFPTLGSEKDNSVKNESQGDVSVNVDVKIGTANSWRRDSPPYSEDGVTSSVERWQGNPQPYPNPSIPPQHYEAWHGPPVTNPPGGVWFRGPPGGPPYGAPVAPGGFPMEPYSYYRPHIPPALANPQPGPPPGGRPRGHHPKNGDMYRPHMPDAYIRPGMPIRPGFYPGPVAYEGYYGGPMGYCSSNERDVPFMGMSPGTSVYNNRYPNQNAPEPTNSQGRSGGYSSTGKTLVSEHVESGHPNDNQGPYKVLLKQQNGWDGKNEEKKWEDTTTTNATYVEKGDQTEVSSWENDWRSDYRNNGEMGSRRMVPSQEISSQTYDDQQSHSSVPVKVKSPESTGNMKAFDDSSARNLERASSGLSEVRGPVSVVPKDSTLIRKIEGLNAKVRASDGQDITSITGWEEQKNKIHVHNTKANHSKNEGGSGFVHTEKTHATGIMNPASHEMGVSAGDKSLESTAAGGTTISRRSTHGMQGRSGNHGKGGINSKEADSRHKKIRAIDSPSVVSTSRFQTNSNVHVHDRYTSEASEKSGPYPQAREEKESAPPVCDPSDYQVQRTKLRELELEQRAKQLREEEEERTRKQKARALAKLEDLDRRKHSNEGSMHKSENASCVAIQNKQELNVVPRISEGNTSRDEQFPVLSSELPPEKPKSTNEEPIVHKHSVSLQQDADSADVAYRTNAPHVHDGNVSKHKSVGYKQKKNLLPEKSSNEKSTFTSTNEAPNSEANAVRKVAISIGRFTDEIALNCKSSLSVNENAVVESTRLPVNVNSVAESSSFPVNPNAVAESSSMPMNSNAAADSSIHQRKKSRSGKNKHKVEAASSMAALPLSESKETNLVNASLESGRAMTSETELDPNLIQSVTISEDANQLLEHHSSLSSEDSHGRGSNSQWKSQHSRRMARNPQVNRSAEKFHGDVIWAPVRSQNKADTDEASQKIVDEAIAPSMKSEHQVQSNPKNKRAEIERYVPKPVAKEMAQQGSIQQPVASSINHSTYDETVGRADSSPQGTESTEPAGSGAGKVGPALEPRNGNGKQNKQGKAHGSWWQRVSTESVSVQSMHDGPSSHPGRNAKQLIEDYQPQKPDVSSVKEQPKYSDEQNAPDGQKAPDNSDSVASVGVTVVKDQVVTGRVKRHPSKGQKGMGHNNDLDHKRINSGDTSKINTQSSALEMSQTDLPTASKETRGIGERSTAHWQPKSQSFSANNQLGSKSNSGRSVGAGAAWTNKKENTPQGVVPQAPQHSEGVSQPRHDQSPSEKSDAEEALNVGYQEATRGRKVGSFKGRPLSPSHVPVGPVEHAPASMDVRHEQRSSSGFRRSANQNNNRFDRGHESRGDWNSSGQESKHLHVPVNWERQRHNAHYEYQPVGPYNNNKSNNAEGLKDGTHNTGSRFRERGQIQSRRGGGNFYGRQRSNDRVDAGYE